Below is a genomic region from Rhodococcus sp. WMMA185.
TTGGCTGGCATTGGAAGCCGTATTCCTACTCGCGCACCGCTGACGACGCCGGCGGCGGGCGTGTTGCACCCGTGCCTGACTGGCTCGTTGCACTTGGTCGACGCGCCGTGGCCGCCGCCTTCCGTGCTCCGGCCGACGACTACACACCCGATGCCGCGCTGATCAACTTCTACGACGAGACCGCGAAGATGGGCATGCACCAGGACAAGGAAGAGCGATCCGACGCCGCCGTCGTATCGTTGAGCATCGGCGACACGTGCACGTTCAGGTTCGGGAACACCTTCAACCGTGGCAAGCCATATACCGATGTCGAACTCGTCTCGGGTGACCTTTTCGTGTTCGGCGGTCCTTCGCGATTCGCGTACCACGGTGTGCCGAAGGTGTTTCCCGGTACGTGCAGCGTGGACTGTGGGCTGAAGTCCGGGCGGTTGAACATCACGCTGCGCGTGACCGGACTCGCGGACGCATGAAACTCCTTCTGCCATACCGCAGCCCGTTCGCGTGGGCGCCGCTCTGGGGTGCTCTCCGTGCGCACACCATTGAAGGGCTCGAGCGGCACGACCTTGATTCCGGCATCCACACACGGGTGGTGGGCGGACGCCACGGTCCTGCGCTGGTGTCGGTGGTGGCGTGCCCCGATCGAGAGCACGTCGAGGCACGCCTGACGCCAGCGCACCCTGAAGACGTCGAAGCCCTGACGGTCACCATCCGGCGTTGGCTCGACCTCGATGCAGATCCGCTGGTGGTCGATGCGGCGTTGAGCAAGCACCCGAGGCTGGCGGCACTGGTGAAACTCAGGCCCGGATTGCGGCGACTCGGAAGTGTGGACGGGTTCGAGACAGCGGTGTTGACCGTTCTGGGACAACAGGTTTCGCTTTCCGCAGCCCGAACATTCGGGTCGCGACTGGTGTCTGCATACGGACGCCCGGTTCACAACGGATTCTTGGCGTTTCCCGAACCGGAGGCACTGGGGGCGCTCTCGCCCGAGCACCTGCGTTCGACCGTCGGCCTCACCGGCGCTCGGGCACGCACGGTGCATGCGCTCGCCACGGCCGCCGCTGACGGGCTCTGTCTCCACGCGGACACCGACCCGGCAGATTTCCGGGCGGGTTTGCTCGCCTTGCCCGGGATCGGGCCGTGGACTGCGGACTACCTGACGGTGCGGGTACTCGGCGACCCGGACGGGTTCGCGCCCGGCGATCTCGTACTCGGGCGCGCACTGGGTGTCCGAACCGCCAGGGAGGCGGCCGATCTCGCGCAGGCCTGGCGACCGTGGCGCGCGTACGCCCTGTTCCATCTGTGGGCGGAAGCCGCCTACTAATCTTTGGCTTTCGCCAGAGCCGATGGCCACCAGATCTTCTTGCCGATGTCGTGAGAGAGAGCAGGGACGAGGATGCTGCGCACGATGATCGTGTCTAGTAGAACGCCGAATGCGACGGCGAATCCGATTTGTGCGAGGAGGACGAGCGGCAACACTCCCAGGACCGAGAAGGTCGCAGCGAGGACCACCCCCGCCGAGGTGATCACGCCGCCGGTGACCGCCAGTCCGCGTAGGACTCCCGATCGTGTCCCGACATTCTGAGTTTCCTCACGGACGCGGGTCATCAAGAAGATGTTGTAGTCGATACCGAGCGCAACCAGGAATACGAAGGCGAACAGGGGAAATGCCGGATCCGAGTTGGCGAAATGGAAGACGTGCGTAAAGAAGAGTCCGCTGACACCCAATGTAGCCGCGAACGACAGCACCACCGTCGCGATGAGGATGACGGGCGTGAGTAGGGCTCGCAGCAACAGCGCGAGCACGATGAAGATGACAACGAGCACGATGGGGATGATGAGGTTCCGGTCGTGCACCGATGCGATCTGTACGTCGAGAGTTGTTGCGGTAGTGCCGCCGACAAGCGCGTCTGCACCGGGCACGGCATGTACCACATCGCGCAATCGTTCGACCGTCTCGAGGGCCTCGGGGGAGTCGTAGGAGTCGGCGAGCGTCGCGTTCACCAACATGCGCCCGTCGATCGGCTCTACGGTCAGGAAGTCAGGTGGACAACCCTGGCCCGCCTCGGACGCGGCGGCGGCTGGGTTGGACTGGATGAGCGCAGACAGCTTCTCGACATCGACCTGTGGGCATACCGCACCGGGCTCCTGAGAAACCCCCTCCACCGAGCTCGCGGCGTCGATGACGGCCTGCGTCTGATCGGCATTGGTGACGATGACGGCGGGGGCGCCGGCACCCGGGTCGAATTTCGAGTCGTACAACTCTTGGCCCACGACGGCATCCGGGCGGTTGGTGAAGTTCTGCGCAGCGGTCAGCCCGTCCGTCTTCAGGCTTCCGATGCCGACCAGGAACAGCGCGGCCAAGAGCACGGTGGCGCCGATCCAGAAGGGCCGGTCCTTGCTGCCGACCTGTGTCGCGATCTTGCTCCAAAGTCCCTGCGAGGCCAGGTGCGACTCCTCGTCCACCTCGGGTTTGCGCGGCCAGAAGACCCAGTGGCCCGCAGCGGACAACGCGACAGGGAGGAACGTCATCATCATCAGGTACGTGCAGGCGATGCCGATCGCGGCAACGGGACCGAGGCTCTTGTTGGAGTTCAGTTCGGAGAACATCAGGCACAGCAGACCGAGAATGACGGTGACCGCCGACGCGGTGATGGCGGGAGCAGACTCCTTCCACGCCTTGGTCATCGCCTCGAATCTGTTGGGATGGAAGTGCAGTTCTTCTCGGTACCGCGAGATCAGGAGCAGGGCGTAGTCGGTGCCCGCACCGATCACGAGGACGAACAGGATGCCCTGACTCTGACCGGTGAGCGTGAGCACTTCGGCATCGGCGAGGAAGTAGATGACCATCGAGGCCAGACCGAGGGACAGCAGCGCCGAGAAAATCGGGAATATCCACAGGACCGGAGAGCGGTAGACCACCAGAAGGATGAGGACGACCACGGATAGTGCCGCGCCGAGCAGTACGCCGTCGAGCCCCTCGAAGGCGTCGATGAAGGCCACAAGGAGACCACTCGGACCCGCGGGGAGCACCTCGAGGCCGCCGGCAGCGTTCTCGGCGGCCGCCAGTACGTTCTCCTCGGTGGCGACTACAACGTCGCCGGATACAGGGGTGCCGTTCTCGGCGGCTACGAGCGGAACGAAGATCGAAGCTGTGGTGCCGTCCGCGGAGAACTGCGTCGCAGACATGCCCTCGGAGTCGACGCCGTCGACCTCGGCGATAGCCTCTCTCGCTCGTGCGATGGCCGCCCGGTCCTCATCGGTGAGTGCGGACTCGCTGTGGAACAGCACGAAGCCGGGAATCGTCTCGACTTCGAGGAACTTCACGGACTCGTTCGTTACGACCGTCGACTCGGCGGAACTCGACAGGTAGGCGGAGTTGTCGTTCTTCTGGACCTCGGTGAGCTTTCCCTGGAAGGACGCACCGAACCCGCCTGCAAAGAACGCGATGATCGCGAGGGCGACGATGGTGAATGCGGGCCAGCGGAATCTCGGTGAACTCTCGCCGTTCGTGCTCGAGTCCGTCGAATCCAGCTTCGTCATCGGTTCCCCTTCGCCGCCCGCCGGGATCGTGGTTCAGTACACCACACCGAGCCAACCTTCGACGCCGAAACCGTGTGCGTGCTAGGAGCCCTCGGCGTAGCAGGTCCGCACTGCGACATCCATCGGAAACCGCACCCGCGTCTCACCGAACAGCAGGCGGGTAGCAACGTCGACTGCGCCCAGAATGTGCCGTGTGGCCGTGTCGGGATCACGGGTGTGGACCACGACTTCGTCGTGTTGGAAGAAGACAAGCTCACTACCGTGATCGCCCGCGAGGCGACGCCGCAGATCTGCCAGCACACACAGCGCCCATTCGGATGCCGTGGCCTGCACCACGAAGTTTCGGGTGAAGCGGCCCCGAGATCGCGCGTCGCCGTGGGACCAGAAGTCCGGTGAGGGCGGCGGGCAGGCTCGGCCGAGCCACGAGTGCACGATCTCGCCCCGTTCACCTGCGCGGGCCGCCCTCTCGACGAACTCGACGGCGACGGGAAACCGGCTGCGCAGCAGGGTGAGCAGTGAACGTGCCTCGCCCGCAGTCGCACCGTAGAGAACGCCCAGGATCGCCACCTTGGCTTTGTCCCTGTCGCCGTCGAATGTCTCGGCCCCGACCGGGGCGTAGAGATCGTCCGCGCCGGCTGCGGCCATCATGCGAGTGTCGCCCGACATCGCCGCCAGAATGCGCGGCTCGAGCTGTCCGGCGTCGGCGATGACGAAGGTGTGCCCCGGATCCGCGATCACGCTCGACCGAAGTGGTTTCGGAATCTGCAGCGCGCCTCCCCCGCGACTGACCCAGCGCCCGGACACGACGCCGCCGGGAACGTAGATCGGCCGGAAACGATCCTCACTTACCCAGTCGTCGAGCCATTGCCAGCCATTGGTGGTGAACAGCTTGGACAGGTCCCGGTGGCGCAGCAGCAACGGCACGGCAGGATGGTCGACCTCGCGCAGCAAGTGTTTGCGCGTCGACGCGAGTTCGATGCCCTCGCGGCGGAATGCATCGATCACTTCGGCGTGTGAAGCCGGATTGATACGACGACCGAACGCCGTTCCGATCTCAGCGGATACTTCCTGGATCCGCTGGGGGAGGTCGTATCCGGACGGGCGCGGACCGAGTACCGCCTCGAGAAAGGCCCTATGTGAGTCGGCTGAGAACGGGAGTCCGTCGAATCCCATCTCCGCGGCGGCCAAAGCGCCGGCGGATTCGGCGGCGACCAGCAGATCGAGGCGGCCATCACTTCCGATCGTCTGCCGCTGCGCGGCGAAGTCGGCCACCACGCTTGCCGGATCCGTTCTGGGGGCTGTATCGAACAGTGCGGGGCGATCATCTACGGATTCATCCGGCGGCGCGGCTGGGACACCGGCGCGCATGCTCAGGATCGCGTGGGTGAGCGAGAGATCGTGGCAGCGCTGGACCCGTACCCCTGCCCGCAGTAGTGCCGGATAGACGGCCGCGGTGCTCGTCCAGATCCAGCGCGGATGCTCGGAATCCTCGATTTCCCGGACAGCAGTAGCCGCGTCACCACGGTGCTGCGGAGTTTCGAGCGGAACACCCTCGGGATCGACGTGGACGATGGTCGCGCCACCATCCGCATCGGGAACGATCATCACTCTCACAGGGTCAGTCTGCTCTGCGGCACCGACGAACTCGCGCTTCGCCGCGGGCAGAAGGGAACGTTCAAGTCCGCACTAGACTGGACCGAAGAAGCTTCTCGCAGGAAGGCAGGGCACTCGATGGTTACCATCGGGGAGTTCGAAAAGGTCGTGACCGATGGGGTGGTCGCCGGACTCCATTGCAGGTTTGCGGACTACGAGCGCCGCGGGGTCGAAGGCGCCGATCTCGGTGACCCGGATCAGTTTGTCGATCGGATCCTGGCGGCGATGCCCGCCCCGCATCCCTGGTACGAACAATTCGGTGCATTCTGGTCGAGTCCGTCCCCATAACGCCGACAGCGCCGGGGATACGGTTCGAGTGCGCAGTTCTGCAATATCGTCTCCTGACTGTTGCTGCAGCACCACGCACACGATGAATGGCGCAGTAAACTAATTCATCCATTTACCAAAAGTTCGGCTGATCGCGGTAGGGTCCCGTCATGGCTGCAGACGAAGTGCCGACACCACTCGAGGTGCCGGAACGCCTCGACTTCTGGTCGTTCATCGAACTTGCAAACAGGAGGCTGAGCACCGAATTCGGCTCGACCCACGAACTCGCTACCCAGGTTCTGCTGACGCTCAATCGGGCGTCGAACGTGGTGACTTACGACTTGGAGTCGTCGATCCATCGTCCGCGGGGACTTTCGTGGTCGGCATTCCGGCTCATGTTCGTCACGTGGTTGGCCGGTCCCGTCGATGCCAAGACGGCGGCGACCCTGACCGGAATGAGCAGGGCCGCCGTCTCGAACCTGACGAA
It encodes:
- a CDS encoding alpha-ketoglutarate-dependent dioxygenase AlkB family protein, coding for MSALIPRPAREIAPCAVHVPDWLTLDEQRHLVVECRRWATAPVPMRAAQLPTGHRMSVQTVCLGWHWKPYSYSRTADDAGGGRVAPVPDWLVALGRRAVAAAFRAPADDYTPDAALINFYDETAKMGMHQDKEERSDAAVVSLSIGDTCTFRFGNTFNRGKPYTDVELVSGDLFVFGGPSRFAYHGVPKVFPGTCSVDCGLKSGRLNITLRVTGLADA
- a CDS encoding DNA-3-methyladenine glycosylase family protein, producing MKLLLPYRSPFAWAPLWGALRAHTIEGLERHDLDSGIHTRVVGGRHGPALVSVVACPDREHVEARLTPAHPEDVEALTVTIRRWLDLDADPLVVDAALSKHPRLAALVKLRPGLRRLGSVDGFETAVLTVLGQQVSLSAARTFGSRLVSAYGRPVHNGFLAFPEPEALGALSPEHLRSTVGLTGARARTVHALATAAADGLCLHADTDPADFRAGLLALPGIGPWTADYLTVRVLGDPDGFAPGDLVLGRALGVRTAREAADLAQAWRPWRAYALFHLWAEAAY
- a CDS encoding MMPL family transporter; the protein is MTKLDSTDSSTNGESSPRFRWPAFTIVALAIIAFFAGGFGASFQGKLTEVQKNDNSAYLSSSAESTVVTNESVKFLEVETIPGFVLFHSESALTDEDRAAIARAREAIAEVDGVDSEGMSATQFSADGTTASIFVPLVAAENGTPVSGDVVVATEENVLAAAENAAGGLEVLPAGPSGLLVAFIDAFEGLDGVLLGAALSVVVLILLVVYRSPVLWIFPIFSALLSLGLASMVIYFLADAEVLTLTGQSQGILFVLVIGAGTDYALLLISRYREELHFHPNRFEAMTKAWKESAPAITASAVTVILGLLCLMFSELNSNKSLGPVAAIGIACTYLMMMTFLPVALSAAGHWVFWPRKPEVDEESHLASQGLWSKIATQVGSKDRPFWIGATVLLAALFLVGIGSLKTDGLTAAQNFTNRPDAVVGQELYDSKFDPGAGAPAVIVTNADQTQAVIDAASSVEGVSQEPGAVCPQVDVEKLSALIQSNPAAAASEAGQGCPPDFLTVEPIDGRMLVNATLADSYDSPEALETVERLRDVVHAVPGADALVGGTTATTLDVQIASVHDRNLIIPIVLVVIFIVLALLLRALLTPVILIATVVLSFAATLGVSGLFFTHVFHFANSDPAFPLFAFVFLVALGIDYNIFLMTRVREETQNVGTRSGVLRGLAVTGGVITSAGVVLAATFSVLGVLPLVLLAQIGFAVAFGVLLDTIIVRSILVPALSHDIGKKIWWPSALAKAKD
- a CDS encoding bifunctional 3'-5' exonuclease/DNA polymerase, which translates into the protein MRVMIVPDADGGATIVHVDPEGVPLETPQHRGDAATAVREIEDSEHPRWIWTSTAAVYPALLRAGVRVQRCHDLSLTHAILSMRAGVPAAPPDESVDDRPALFDTAPRTDPASVVADFAAQRQTIGSDGRLDLLVAAESAGALAAAEMGFDGLPFSADSHRAFLEAVLGPRPSGYDLPQRIQEVSAEIGTAFGRRINPASHAEVIDAFRREGIELASTRKHLLREVDHPAVPLLLRHRDLSKLFTTNGWQWLDDWVSEDRFRPIYVPGGVVSGRWVSRGGGALQIPKPLRSSVIADPGHTFVIADAGQLEPRILAAMSGDTRMMAAAGADDLYAPVGAETFDGDRDKAKVAILGVLYGATAGEARSLLTLLRSRFPVAVEFVERAARAGERGEIVHSWLGRACPPPSPDFWSHGDARSRGRFTRNFVVQATASEWALCVLADLRRRLAGDHGSELVFFQHDEVVVHTRDPDTATRHILGAVDVATRLLFGETRVRFPMDVAVRTCYAEGS
- a CDS encoding MarR family winged helix-turn-helix transcriptional regulator, producing the protein MAADEVPTPLEVPERLDFWSFIELANRRLSTEFGSTHELATQVLLTLNRASNVVTYDLESSIHRPRGLSWSAFRLMFVTWLAGPVDAKTAATLTGMSRAAVSNLTKTLIGDGLMERTPDTRDGRSVQLSLTDRGYSEIGEIYREQNEREHAWVSVLTEPEQRILIMLLDKLITNRHQFDVRGRN